The Kwoniella mangroviensis CBS 8507 chromosome 1 map unlocalized Ctg02, whole genome shotgun sequence genome window below encodes:
- a CDS encoding Kae1-associated kinase Bud32 — protein MSTPASYYSYSPSKYYLERGELIKQGAEAKVFALSSLFPTPRIYNPSSSPSSSSSSSTSSSSNKGVIVKYRFPKRYRHPSLDASLTASRLTFEARSLARAARYGVTVPRVLWVDEKGGCIGLEKVQGWSVREVLGGGAEGEMEYQDEEEIELDIDTNDDERDVDVQGEGEVEEGNEGWDKLKQLGVGRDHLMRSIGSALAKLHLTTIIHGDLTTSNMMIRLTPDNKSHPYEIVLIDFGLSSTAQFPENYAVDLYVLERAFASTHPRSEKLYAGVLEAYAKGLGEKKWKPIETKLKEVRKRGRKRDMTG, from the exons ATGTCAACCCCCGCTTCCTATTATTCTTACTCGCCCTCAAAGTATTATCTAGAAAGAGGAGAGCTCATAAAACAAGGTGCAGAAGCG AAAGTCTTTGCTCTATCGTCTCTTTTCCCTACTCCAAGGATATACAACCCATCCTCCTCcccttcgtcttcctcttcttcctcaacctcatcttcatcaaacaAAGGGGTAATAGTCAAATACCGTTTCCCAAAACGATATCGACATCCCTCCCTCGACGCTTCCCTGACAGCTTCTAGATTGACATTCGAAGCTCGTTCCCTAGCTAGAGCAGCGAGATACGGAGTGACGGTCCCGAGGGTATTGTGGGTTGATGAAAAGGGTGGATGTATAGGATTGGAAAAAGTGCAGGGATGGAGTGTTAGGGAGGTTCTTGGTGGTGGAGCTGAGGGAGAGATGGAatatcaggatgaagaagagatagaattGGATATtgataccaatgatgatgagagagatgtGGATGTTcagggggagggggaggtcgaagaagggaatgaaggatgggataAGTTGAAACAATTGGGAGTAGGCCGAG ACCACCTGATGCGATCGATAGGCTCAGCATTAGCCAAATTACATTTGACAACTATCATCCACGGTGATTTGACAACATCAAATATGATGATTAGGTTAACTCCCGATAACAAATCGCACCCTTATGAGATT GTATTGATAGATTTCGGATTATCGTCAACCGCTCAATTCCCGGAGAACTACGCTGTAGATCTATATGTTTTGGAACGAGCGTTCGCTTCTACCCATCCCAGGTCGGAGAAATTGTATGCCGGT GTACTCGAAGCTTATGCCAAAGGAttgggagagaagaagtggaaaCCCATAGAAACaaagttgaaagaag TGCGGAAGAGAGGCaggaagagagatatgaCTGGATGA
- a CDS encoding 60S ribosomal protein uL3 — MSHRKYEEPRHGSLAFLPRKRAARHRGRCKAFPKDDPKKPVHLTATMGYKAGMTHIVRDLDRPGSKMHKREVVEAVTVLETPPIVVVGVVGYVETPRGLRSLTTVWAEHLSDEVKRRFYKNWYRSKKKAFTRYTKKHTENNGQSVTRELERIKKYCTVVRVLVHTQISKTGLSQKKAHLMEIQVNGGSVADKVDFAKSNFEKTVEVGSIFEQDEPIDIIGVTKGHGYEGVTARWGTSRLPRKTHRGLRKVACIGAWHPSKVMFSVARAGQRGYHSRTSINHKIYRIANGSSGSSGSTDFDLTKKDITPMGGFVRYGIVKNDFVMIKGTCAGPVKRILTLRKALRTHTSRAHTEKVQLKFIDTSSNFGHGRFQDKAEKNAFLGQLKIKSDA; from the exons ATGTCTCACCGAAAATACGAGGAGCCTCGTCACGGTTCGCTTGCTTTCC TTCCCAGAAAGCGAGCTGCCCGAcacagaggaagatgtaagGCTTTCCCTAAG GACGACCCCAAGAAGCCAGTCCACCTTACCGCCACCATGGGTTACAAGGCTGGTATGACCCACATCGTCCGAGACCTCGACCGACCTGGATCTA AAATGCACAAGAGAGAAGTTGTTGAGGCCGTTACCGTCCTTGAAACTCCTCCTATCGTCgttgttggtgttgttggTTACGTAGAGACCCCTCGAGGTTTGAGATCCTTGACTACCGTCTGGGCTGAACACTTGTCTGACGAAGTTAAGAGACGATTCTACAA GAACTGGTAccgatcgaagaagaaggctttCACCCGATACACCAAGAAACACACCGAGAACAACGGTCAATCCGTCACCCGAGAACTCGAGAGAATCAAGAAGTACTGTACCGTCGTCCGAGTTTTGGTCCACACACAAATCTCCAAGACTGGTCTCTCCCAAAAGAAGGCTCACTTGATGGAAATCCAAGTCAACGGTGGTTCCGTCGCTGACAAAGTCGACTTTGCCAAATCCAACTTTGAAAAGACCGTCGAGGTCGGTTCCATCTTCGAACAAGATGAACCTATCGATATCATTGGTGTTACCAAGGGTCACGGTTACGAGGGTGTTACTGCTCGATGGGGTACTTCCAGACTTCCTAGAAAGAC TCACCGAGGTCTCCGAAAAGTTGCTTGTATTGGTGCTTGGCATCCATCCAAGGTGATGTTCTCAGTTGCCCGAGCTGGTCAACGAGGATACCACTCCAGAACATCGATCAACCACAAGATCTACCGAATTGCCAACGGTTCATCCGGATCTTCAGGTTCTACCGACTTCGACTTGACCAAAAAGGACATCACCCCTATGGGTGGTTTCGTCCGATACGGTATCGTCAAGAACGATTTCGTCATGATCAAAGGAACTTGTGCCGGTCCTGTCAAGAGGATCCTCACTCTCCGAAAGGCCCTCCGAACTCACACTTCCAGAGCTCACACCGAGAAAGTCCAACTCAAATTCATCGATACCTCATCCAACTTCGGTCACGGTAGATTCCAAGATAAAGCTGAGAAGAACGCTTTCCTCGGTCAACTCAAGATTAAATCTGATGCTTAA
- a CDS encoding mitochondrial 37S ribosomal protein uS19m, with the protein MHPTSLVLRRSTWKGPFFTAFPNLSQHLKNNTPIFTKSRSCTIVPNFVGLKFMIYNGKDYLPITVTEEMVGHKLGEFASTRKAWSYR; encoded by the exons ATGCACCCCACATCACTAGTCCTGCGAAGATCGACctggaaag GTCCATTTTTCACTGCCTTCCCTAATCTCTCTCAACACCTTAAAAACAATACACCGATATTCACAAAATCGAGATCATGTACTATCGTACCGAATTTCGTAGGACTGAAGTTCATGATTTATAATGGGAAGGATTACCTGCCTATAACTGTGACGGAGGAGATGGTAGGGCATAAGTTGGGGGAGTTTGCTAGTACGAGGAAAGCATGGAGTTATAGGTGA
- a CDS encoding T-complex protein 1 subunit gamma, producing MAMPGGVPVMVMNTGPERQSGRKAQTANIVAAKTVADVIRTCLGPKAMLKMILDPMGGILLTNDGHAILREIDVAHPAAKSMIELSRTQDEEVGDGTTSVIILAGEILAYSLPLLERHIHPVVIIRAFKQALNDALETIQKISIPVDISSESEMMALIKTSIGTKFSSRWSDLMCSLALQAVRTVAVTAESENGLVGGSAEGKLESLNIKTVDIKRYARVEKVPGGEIEESGVLSGVMINKDVTHPKMRRKIENPRIVLLDCPLEYKKGESQTNIEIQNEKDWNRILQIEEEQIKSMCEKIIEFKPDLVFTEKGVSDLAQHYLLKANITAIRRVRKSDNNRIARAVGATIVNRVEDLRDSDVGTQCGLFHIEKLGDEYFTFLDKCSNPKACTILLRGPSKDILNEIDRNLADAMSVARNVVFNPILAPGGGATEMAISVALDEKAKLLPGVAGAPYKAIAEALEVIPRTLVQNCGGNAIRTLTELRAKHAEGHHMFGVDGDTGKVTDMKEYGLLESASVKIQTLKTAIESATLLLRVDDIVSAKRPGEEAGAGGGVQTMGGEEGPGGEMPEM from the exons ATGGCTATGCCTGGAGGAGTACCCGTCATggtgatga ACACCGGGCCTGAGCGTCAATCAGGTCGAAAAGCTCAAACTGCCAATATCGTAGCTGCAAAG ACCGTCGCCGATGTGATCAGAACTTGTCTTGGTCCCAAAGcaatgttgaagatgattttagATCCTATGGGTGGTATCCT ATTGACTAATGACGGTCATGCGATCTTACGAGAAATCGACGTAGCTCACCCAGCTGCAAAGTCAATGATTGAACTTTCGAGAActcaagatgaggaagtcGGTGATGGTACGACCAGTGTTATCATCCTTG CCGGTGAAATCCTTGCCTACTCCCTCCCACTCCTCGAAAGGCACATCCACCCCGTCGTCATTATCCGAGCATTCAAACAAGCTCTCAACGATGCCCTCGAAACTATCCAGAAGATCTCCATCCCTGTCGATATCTCATCCGAATCAGAGATGATGGCTCTCATCAAGACCTCTATCGGTACCAAATTCTCTTCTAGATGGTCAGACTTGATGTGTTCATTGGCCTTACAAGCAGTTAGGACAGTAGCAGTCACAGCCGAGTCTGAAAACGGCTTGGTTGGCGGTAGCGCCGAGGGTAAATTGGAGAGTTTGAATATCAAGACTGTAGATATCAAGCGATATGCGAGAGTTGAGAAAGTTCCAGGaggtgaaattgaagaaTCTGGAGTATTAAGTGGTGTAATGATAAATAAAGATGTCACTCATCccaagatgagaagaaaaaTCGAAAATCCTCGAATCGTACTGTTGGATTGTCCATTAGAGTATAAGAAGGGTGAATCTCAAACAAACATTGAGATTCAGAATGAAAAAGATTGGAATAGGATTTTacagattgaagaagaacagatcaaatcgatgtgtgagaagatcattgaaTTTAAACCGGATTTGGTATTTACAGAGAAAGGTGTTTCCG ACCTCGCTCAACACTACCTCCTCAAAGCGAACATCACTGCTATCCGACGAGTACGAAAGTCAGATAACAACCGCATTGCTAGAGCTGTAGGAGCTACTATCGTCAACCGAGTCGAAGATCTGAGGGATAGCGATGTTGGTACGCAGTGTGGTTTGTTCCATATTGAGAAGTTGGGtgatga atacttcaccttccttgATAAATGCTCCAACCCTAAAGCATGTACCATTCTTCTCCGAGGACCTTCCAAAGATATCCTCAATGAGATAGATCGAAACCTCGCAGATGCTATGTCAGTAGCTCGAAACGTAGTGTTCAACCCTATCCTAGCTCCTGGAGGAGGTGCGACCGAGATGGCCATTTCGGTAGCTCTGGATGAGAAAGCGAAATTACTTCCTGGTGTCGCTGGAGCACCTTACAAGGCTATTGCGGAAGCTTTGGAGGTCATCCCAAGGACGCTGGTGCAGAATTGCGGAGGGAATGCGATCAGGACATTGACTGAGTTGAGA GCTAAACACGCTGAGGGTCATCACATGTTCGGTGTAGATGGTGATACTGGAAAGGTGACAGATATGAAGGAATATGGACTGTTGGAATCTGCTTCCGTCAAGATCCAAACTTTGAAGACTGCtatcgag TCCGCCACATTGTTACTTCGTGTAGACGATATCGTATCCGCCAAAAgaccaggagaagaagctggtGCAGGAGGTGGTGTACAGACTATGGGCGGGGAGGAAGGTCCAGGTGGTGAGATGCCTGAGATGTAG